From Pongo pygmaeus isolate AG05252 chromosome 1, NHGRI_mPonPyg2-v2.0_pri, whole genome shotgun sequence, one genomic window encodes:
- the PCSK9 gene encoding proprotein convertase subtilisin/kexin type 9, producing MGLWWRDLRAPGVKHPHPRRFPQRRRGAHGCRRAPPFSSGSEPGGVSQVVRLARAGRDASLQQRLPAPGQDSARPFRRPAPELQLLHSPPHRKAQGAAGVDRARPLGLLARTATSPLALMGTVSSRRSWWPLPLLLLLLLGPAGARAQEDEDGDYEELVLGLRSEEDGLAEAPEHGATATFHRCAKDPWRLPGTYVVVLKEETHRSQSERTARRLQAQAARRGYLTKILHVFHDLLPGFLVKMSGDLLELALKLPHVDYIEEDSSVFAQSIPWNLEQITPPRYRADEYQPPDGGSLVEVYLLDTSIQSDHREIEGRVMVTDFENVPEEDGTRFHRQASKCDSHGTHLAGVVSGRDAGVAKGASMRSLRVLNCQGKGTVSGTLIGLEFIRKSQLVQPVGPLVVLMPLAGGYSRVLNAACQRLARAGVVLVTAAGNFRDDACLYSPASAPEVITVGATNAQDQPVTLGTLGTNFGRCVDLFAPGEDIIGASSDCSTCFVSQSGTSQAAAHVAGIAAMMLSAEPELTLAELRQRLIHFSAKDVINEVWFPEDQRVLTPNLVAALPPSTHGAGWQLFCRTVWSAHSGPTRMATAIARCAPDEELLSCSSFSRSGKRRGERMEAQGGKLVCRAHNAFGGEGVYAIARCCLLPQANCSVHIAPPAGTGMGTRVHCHQQGHVLTGCSSHWEVEDLGTHKPPVLRPRGQPNQCVGHREASIHASCCRAPGLECKVKEHGIPAPQEQVTVACEEGWTLTGCSALPGTSHVLGAYAVDNTCVVRSRDISTTGSTSEEAVAAVAICCRRRHLAQASQELQ from the exons ATGGGGCTCTGGTGGCGTGATCTGCGCGCCCCAGGCGTCAAGCACCCACACCCTAGAAGGTTTCCGCAGCGACGTCGAGGCGCTCATGGTTGCAGGCGTGCGCCGCCGTTCAGTTCAGGGTCCGAGCCTGGAGGAGTGAGCCAGGTAGTGAGACTGGCTCGGGCGGGCCGGGACGCGTCGTTGCAGCAGCGGCTCCCAGCTCCCGGCCAGGATTCCGCGCGCCCCTTCAGGCGCCCTGCTCCTGAACTTCAGCTCCTGCACAGTCCTCCCCACCGCAAAGCTCAAGGCGCCGCCGGCGTGGACCGTGCACGGCCTCTAGGTCTCCTCGCCAGGACAGCAACCTCTCCCCTGGCCCTCATGGGCACCGTCAGCTCCAGGCGGTCCTGGTGGCCGCTGccactactgctgctgctgctcttgggTCCCGCGGGCGCCCGTGCGCaggaggacgaggacggcgactACGAGGAGCTGGTGCTAGGCTTGCGTTCCGAGGAGGACGGCCTGGCCGAAGCACCCGAGCACGGAGCCACAGCCACCTTCCACCGCTGCGCCAAG GATCCGTGGAGGCTGCCCGGCACCTACGTGGTGGTGCTGAAGGAGGAGACCCACCGCTCGCAGTCAGAGCGCACTGCCCGCCGCCTGCAGGCCCAAGCTGCCCGCCGGGGATACCTCACCAAGATCCTGCATGTCTTCCATGACCTTCTTCCTGGCTTCCTGGTGAAGATGAGTGGCGACCTGCTGGAGCTG GCCTTGAAGTTGCCCCATGTCGACTACATCGAGGAGGACTCCTCTGTCTTTGCCCAGAGCATCCCGTGGAACCTGGAGCAGATTACCCCTCCACGGTACCGGGCGGATGAATACCAGCCCCCTG ATGGAGGCAGCCTGGTGGAGGTGTATCTCCTAGACACCAGCATACAGAGCGACCACCGGGAAATCGAGGGCAGAGTCATGGTCACCGACTTCGAGAATGTGCCCGAGGAGGACGGGACCCGCTTCCACAGACAG GCCAGCAAGTGTGACAGTCATGGCACCCACCTGGCAGGGGTGGTCAGCGGCCGGGATGCCGGCGTGGCCAAGGGTGCCAGCATGCGCAGCCTGCGTGTGCTCAACTGCCAAGGGAAGGGCACGGTTAGCGGCACCCTCATAG GCCTGGAGTTTATTCGGAAAAGCCAGCTGGTCCAGCCTGTGGGGCCACTGGTGGTGCTGATGCCCCTGGCGGGTGGGTACAGCCGCGTCCTCAACGCCGCCTGCCAGCGCCTGGCGAGGGCTGGGGTCGTGCTGGTCACCGCTGCCGGCAACTTCCGGGACGATGCCTGCCTCTACTCCCCAGCCTCGGCTCCCGAG GTCATCACAGTTGGGGCCACCAATGCCCAGGACCAGCCGGTGACCCTGGGGACTTTGGGGACCAACTTTGGCCGCTGTGTGGACCTCTTTGCCCCAGGGGAGGACATCATTGGTGCCTCCAGCGACTGCAGCACCTGCTTTGTGTCACAGAGTGGGACATCGCAGGCTGCTGCCCACGTGGCTG GCATTGCAGCCATGATGCTGTCTGCCGAGCCGGAGCTCACCCTGGCCGAGTTGAGGCAGAGACTGATCCACTTCTCTGCCAAAGATGTCATCAATGAGGTCTGGTTCCCTGAGGACCAGCGGGTACTGACCCCCAACCTGGTGGCCGCCCTGCCCCCCAGCACCCATGGGGCAG GTTGGCAGCTGTTTTGCAGGACTGTGTGGTCAGCACACTCGGGGCCTACACGGATGGCCACAGCCATCGCCCGCTGCGCCCCGGATGAGGAGCTGCTGAGCTGCTCCAGTTTCTCCAGGAGTGGGAAGCGGCGGGGCGAGCGCATGGAG GCCCAAGGGGGCAAGCTGGTCTGCCGGGCCCACAACGCTTTTGGGGGTGAGGGTGTCTACGCCATTGCCAGGTGCTGCCTGCTACCCCAGGCCAACTGCAGCGTCCACATAGCTCCACCAGCTGGGACCGGCATGGGGACCCGTGTCCACTGCCACCAGCAGGGCCACGTCCTCACAG GCTGCAGCTCCCACTGGGAGGTGGAGGACCTTGGCACCCACAAGCCGCCTGTGCTGAGGCCACGAGGTCAGCCCAACCAGTGCGTGGGCCACAGGGAGGCCAGCATCCACGCTTCCTGCTGCCGTGCCCCAGGTCTGGAATGCAAAGTCAAGGAGCATGGAATCCCGGCCCCTCAGGAGCAG GTGACCGTGGCCTGCGAGGAGGGCTGGACCCTGACTGGCTGCAGTGCCCTCCCTGGGACCTCCCACGTCCTGGGGGCCTACGCCGTAGACAACACGTGTGTGGTCAGGAGCCGGGACATCAGCACCACAGGCAGCACCAGCGAAGAGGCCGTGGCAGCCGTTGCCATCTGCTGCCGGAGGCGGCACCTGGCGCAGGCCTCCCAGGAGCTCCAGTGA